Genomic segment of Oncorhynchus keta strain PuntledgeMale-10-30-2019 chromosome 12, Oket_V2, whole genome shotgun sequence:
GGGCGTGTGCTTCTTGCGAGGTTGGCAACGGGAGGCGATGATAGGCTAGGCGGGGAGTGGAAGCGCTGGGGAATGTTGCTGTGTCGGGTTCTTCCTGGAGTTTGCTGTTTCAGAAAAGTCTCTTGGTAGCCTGCATTTCTCGTAGACTTTTCTAAATAGGCCACACAACAATTTTCTGTGCGTAAGCCTACCTGTCGACAGGTAAGACTTTTCATGTAATAAACTTGTCGACAGGTTTCTTTTAGAGAGCCACGGAGTTGATACATTGTTACAGTTCAGTTGGTAAGCAACATGCAGCATTTTCATATCAGGAATAGAACTTCAAACTATTGCCAGAAACAGAAACTGCAGGCGCATCACCGTAACTTCTACCGACGTTTTAGCGTTACAATCAAATACGGCTAGTAAGGGTTGTACATaaaatccaggaagtgggattaaGTTAACACAAGATCAATAGTATGATCTGTGATTAAGTTAGAGGCAATGGACCaacgttttttttaaatgacaacaCACTGTAGGATTCAACTACAATAGCTATCGAAAACCCTTCTCCGTGTATAGTAGGGTTTTCAGCGGTTTCATTCGCCCACTGTTGGCTTCATGTGAACTACAATTCTGATATTGTGTTTTAATGTTTAGAACGATAATCATCGCGTTCAAATCGGTTTCCGAAACATGCTGATATGCCCCGTATCTTTCATATCAGCAAGAAATAAtctttaaaataaaaatatacttTTTGTAGCAGTTTTGCACAGATCCACAAGCTATGTGTGCCTCCATTTGTAGAACTACTCTTCCTTCCCAGTTACACTTACACGCAGGTGTTCAGAGCAAACTAGATAGTTTATTAACACCGGTGGCTGCCTAGGCCTTCCGTCTTGTCTTTCGTAAACAAGTGAAATGACATGGATATATGGCCTTGTGGGAATCCTAACCCTATAAAGATGTGTAGTAATTTAACCTTAATAAACATTTGATTTCTCAGTAATATGAAAGATACATTCGTTATTTTTCCAAGCCTATACGTACAGTATAAAATGTAGCTATCAGCATTCACTCTCCTCACACATACGTTTTAACAGTTAAGTCTCGATTTTCTAACTTCCCCATTTGGCCCCTTTTAACTGAGGGAGAGTATCAGGCATGCATAATTCTAGCCCTGATAACAATGACACACAGCACTCTCATTGTTCCTGAACTCAGTTCGCCACCGATCTGATCATACATTTGTTCCTGTTTGCTCCTACTGTGATTCAGTCCGAGCGTTGGAGCAAATTATAGGCCATAATGCAAACAGCTCTGAATGTAGCTAAGAGTTGTTGAAATTGTGAGTTTTTTTCAGTGAATTAAAGTCCAAAGACTATCAGTTGTTTTCATTAAATTCATTTCAGGTTGTGCTTTACTTAACTTTAAATGATGGCTGAAGGTTTCTTGGCTCTGTCCTATTTGAGTACAATCATTCCCCTGCACACCACTGATAGAATCTCCGGCACTTGATTGCAGCAAAAGGAATGTAATACAAAGTCTTTATAATCTTGGGTTtgattatattatttatttagagCGTGAAATATTGCCCTTTCAATATTGATTGTtccaaataaaaacatttcaggtAATACAGAATGGGATTACAGTAGGTACACATCTACATAATTAATCTGAAAGCAATGCTACACTATTCTGCAATGCAATTTCCCTACTAGGCATCCTTTGTGATGTAAATCCATAGAATTAGAATTAAGATTTAAATTCCATGAGAAAGTGATGTAATTTCCTGGGTATGTATTTTGTGTGAACAGGCAGGAGCATGTGGACATCCTGTTGTAGCTGGTCCTGTTTGGAACCTACCGCCACAGTGGAAGAAAACGGCAGCTCATGGCGCCAGGCCTACACAAACTCGGGCAACAGCCAATACCCGATCTCTCCCGAACTTTTGTGCAAGGCCTGCGGAGGCCATTTTGACACCATCGCTATAAAGGTAAGAGGCACTGAACCAATGGGTAACAGCCTGATTAATATTGTAAAGGAGGGCCGGCTGGCCAGCTCTCATCTGAAATGTGGGTAGCAGAGTGTGACTTGAAACTCTGGAACAGCATAGACCCAAGAGGATTTGATACAGATGAGCTGCTACAGACTCCAAAGTAACAGATTTGCTTGTCAACAGAATTACTAGAATTTAGACTTTTATGATTCACAGATTCACTATATCAGTAACTGGGCCTGTACTAGTCAGTCTTAGAACACAGTGATGCTCACATTCTGGATTGTCAAATACAGCACTAGTCGACACTTCTACAATAGTGGCTGTATTTCTGAATCCATCAAAGCAGGAAGTTAAGGGCTGTTTAAATCACTAACAGATGTACACTACAGTTTAAAAGTTTGGgctcacttagaaatatccttgtttttgaaagaaaagcacattttgtttGTCCATTTAACATAACATcagattgatcagaaatacagtgtagacattgttaatgttgcaaattacttttgtagctggaaacggctgatatttttttaatggaatatctacataggcgtgcagaggcccattatcagcaaccatcactcctgtgttccaatggcacattgtgttagctaatccaagtttataattttaaaaggctcattgatcattagaaaacccttttgcaattgtgttagcacagctgaaaactgttgatctgatttaaagaagcaataaaactggccttctttagaccagttgagcatctggagcatcagcatttgtgggtttgattacaggctacaaatggccagaaacaaataactttcttctgcaactttcttctgaaacttggtCTCCCGAAAgtcgtctgttctttcgaccaatcaaGTGGTCGAAATTTTGGAACGTGTATttttatatacatacatacatacatacatacatacatacatacatacatacatacatacatacatacatacatacatacatacatacatacatacacatatatatatatatatatatatatacacatatacatatatatacacacatgtaacggatgtgaaacagctagcttagttagcggtggttcgcgctaaatagcgtttcaatcggtgacgtcacttgctctgagaccttgaagtagtagttccccttgctctgcaagggccgcggcatttgtggagcgatgggtaacgatgcttcgtggttGACCGTTGTTGATGTGTGTAGATGGTCCctggtatgggcgaggggacggtctaaatttatactgttacacacacaccctatgttttttaataaaatcaactatattaTTGTCTGATGCTGTTTGATGAAATAAGACACAAATTactcaagagggagccagagatgaagagagaaacgACTATCCTCCTCCTGCTGGCTTTCGTAGATTCTGCCATTACTCTCTtgaagttgccggtaataggctacacGAGGAGTCGGCAACCTTTCTCATGTGGAATGCCaaatttatcttaccatttctgaCGAACTGCTTGCCACTTATGTTTTTCATATGCACTTTTTTGTGGAacagtttaatttaatttataacACCTTTgaatctcaaaatcattgtcatgtggttaatcaaagTTGTAAATGACAATGATATACAAACCTAAAAGTATTGCCAATGCCAAcgatgtaaaaatagcctacataaagccaacaaataaaaacattgcagcctgcaggtagaaaatatcttgataaaaataaatatcctataaatcacattggctacacatggctTGTCTGCaacgaacttgaaacattgtatcaactagttGTGTCCAGCCTGAAGCTCTTGCTAGCAAACTTggaacattgtataaaatattttggGCACTCAGAATTTACTGCACCAGTGAGctcgggacagacacagctgtataaGATCTCATCAGGCAGATCTgttttatgacgtttccactcGATCAGAGCATGACCTTGTTCCCTTTCACACCAAGTGGTTATCGAAAGATTTTTCTAATACATTGAGGAAAtattgtcattctcaatgaaTGTAAAAATAGACtttgtttgcttgctgtttgaggggAAGAaagctccacagctcattagTTGTGATGcgttaagccaatcagaaatactatcagatcctCTAATGAGAACATTTATATGCCTACATTTGtgcgcaggccaggtagcctataggcctacttctatgcgtaatcaggtgcgtgtccttactcaacatttGACCGTAGTgcttcaaacaaaagacaatggaCTAAATTGACAAAACTCGTAAATGGAaggaaataaaccaaaacttgtttctcacaagtgtagcataggttgtggGCTCTGCAAACAACATGTCCACTCTGACAATGAGAATGGTAAAAGACTGGActaataatatattgaatgcattaacagaaattaccATAACCATACAAACATTGTAAATTAGGAGTTGTTGGTAAATGTAGGCTACTACTGGttatatgtaatggggaattgatagacACTAACAATCAAGGCAAACGATTCACACAATGAGGTTATGAAACAATGAACGTGCACAAATTGGCGGGTGAGATACTTGTGTTGTGCATcttagccacactccccttcTTCTTTTGGACTGTGCCATCCCTgcggcctccgcaatggattagttcaCTGAGATGGGCGCGAATCCGACAGGTGTCTCGTGCCataaaatgttttatatatatatatatatttgctacTGCTTGACAAAAACAATctcggtcgaccaacagcctatcgaccaaacgATCTACCAGTCGACTAATTGGGGTCATCCCTACTTACATCACCAGTTTACATGGAGGTAAGATCTCATCTTTGCTATAAATTTGCCAAGAGCTGTGGGCCCGAGGTGACAGTTATTTTTGTGAGAAGTTTTTGAATAGCTTTAGTACAGTATAGATGCGGTAAAGAGGTAATGGAACGCAGACCGTGGGTGACAGGAGGACGCCGGATTGGCACACATTCGACAAATCTCATCTAACAGCTTTGATTTTTACATCAACATAGTATGTGTAATTCACACTGTATAACAATAGCCTAAATGTTGGCAAATTTTTTTGGAGGGGCCAATCAGAAGAATCGGGATCTTTCCCCCCCATGGCATCTTTCCTCCATGCGTTTCCATGTCATCTCTATTGATTTGGTCAAGGTCTATTGACCTCTTTACCGCATCTTTGGCGAACACTTTTGATTCAACTTCTCAACAATAAGGTTCTAGTCTAGTGCTCAGCTGGAACAAAAGGCTGtgtggcgcacacacacacacacagagtgttaTTCTTTCAGTGACCGTTCATTTCTTGGTAAGAGTTTCACCCTCACCCTCTTGTCCTCCTTTCTCCCTACCCCAGCATGTCTGTGTGGACTGCAAGAAGAACTTCTGTGGCCGCTGCTCGGTGCAGCTGGAGCCGCCATGCCCGCGCCTCTGCCACACCTGTCAGCGATTTCACGGAACCCTCTTCGACCGCGCCCAGTTGATGAGACTCAAGGTGTGCTGCTTTTCTTTTtgtatttaaaacattttttgaatggaAAATAAACAAGGACACATGCATTAGGTTAAGCTACATATATAGTAGCTAAGTCAGGTGAAAGCTAAAGCAGTAACACTTTTCATTCTTTTACTCTTATCTGTGAAATAACACTTTAATTACAATTGCCAAATTGTATTAAGTTGTTGTCATGATGTTACATGAGTACATTAGTAACTGCATTATAAACATGGTAATGTAGTTGAGTTTTTTTTCATTACACGAGGAGTaggaaaaatataaatagtgTGTGTCAGATGAAATTCAACAATAACCCCAAAAATTAGGTGCGGGAGCTGCGTGACTACCTCCACCTGCACGAGGTGCCCACCCAGACGTGCCGGGAAAAGGAGGAGCTGGTTGAGCTGGTCTTGGGCCAGCAGACCCCCAGCACCAGCAGAAGCAGTGAGACCGTGTCCTCCCAGCCCGGGGCTCACAACAATGTCCCCTCCCCAGACACACCGTCCCCTCCCCAGACACAGGGCCCTACCAGCCCCGACACATTGAGCCCAGAGCAGCCAGAACAATCAGCCCCTGAGGCAGAATCAGAGCATATCTCtgatgaggaggaagaagaggaggaggatgaggatgaagaggtAAACACTAAGTTCAAGGTTTTGGGATTGATTAATCAGTAGCTGTTAGATGGAGGGATGCCTATGACCACCAAGAGGATAATTGATGtcagacagcagtagagacaTCCACAGACCACACAAAATGAAATgttattatgatttttttttaaattccctGTTTTAAAATGTAGCATACCACTGTTGTTGACAAACTCAAAGATGTGGAAAAATATACACGGGCCAGACAAAAGTAAAAGAGACCAGACAAAATACACATTACTATTCTGACCCACCTCCATGGTTGTCCTGTTCCTGCAGTCATCGGACAGCGAGGAGACCCTGATGCCCGGCCGCAGAGCCTCTCTGTCTGACCTGAGCCGCGTGGAGGATATCGAGGGCCTGAGCGTGCGCCAGCTCAAGGAGATCTTGGCCCGCAACTTTGTCAACTACAAAGGCTGCTGCGAGAAGTGGGAGCTGATGGAGAGGGTCACCCGCCTCTACAACGACCAGAAGGACCTCCAGAACCTAGGTGAGCATTTCCAGGATGTGGTCATGTGTGGCTCATTTGGTAAAAGCGCTAGCAATCCCAGGGATGTGGATGCCATTTCCCGCTGGGGTCACATGTATTAAAAAATATGCACtcactgtaggctactgtaagtgtctactaaatggcatatactgtattatatctGGGGATGATGTGGAATTTTATCCtggattttaaaaatgtaatatcAGTTCAATTCTTTTTCTTTTTTCCAGTTTCAAATACAAAAAATGAAGAAGGTAAGGGTCTTGTTTCAAGTTCAAAAGACAAGAGAATCGGTGTAGAAAACCATTTTACTGCCAAAGGGCTGGAACACAATTTGAGGAACACTTGAAGTATATGTAAATCATACCATTGATCCATAGTAACAATTTGGTCCCACACTGCTTAAATGTAACCTGTTATGGGCAACCTGCCAAATATAAAACAATGAAAGATGACCCAAATAGAGTTATTTAGACCACGCTCAATAGAGACCTCTCCTCTTTTCCATGTCGTTGTGCCATAGACCCTGCAGCTCCCAAGAGCCAGGAAGAGAACCTCTGTCGGATCTGCATGGACTCTCCCATTGACTGTGTGCTGCTGGAGTGTGGCCACATGGTCA
This window contains:
- the LOC118391060 gene encoding E3 ubiquitin-protein ligase rififylin-like isoform X2; its protein translation is MWTSCCSWSCLEPTATVEENGSSWRQAYTNSGNSQYPISPELLCKACGGHFDTIAIKHVCVDCKKNFCGRCSVQLEPPCPRLCHTCQRFHGTLFDRAQLMRLKVRELRDYLHLHEVPTQTCREKEELVELVLGQQTPSTSRSSETVSSQPGAHNNVPSPDTPSPPQTQGPTSPDTLSPEQPEQSAPEAESEHISDEEEEEEEDEDEESSDSEETLMPGRRASLSDLSRVEDIEGLSVRQLKEILARNFVNYKGCCEKWELMERVTRLYNDQKDLQNLDPAAPKSQEENLCRICMDSPIDCVLLECGHMVTCSKCGKRMSECPICRQYVVRAVHVFRS
- the LOC118391060 gene encoding E3 ubiquitin-protein ligase rififylin-like isoform X1: MWTSCCSWSCLEPTATVEENGSSWRQAYTNSGNSQYPISPELLCKACGGHFDTIAIKHVCVDCKKNFCGRCSVQLEPPCPRLCHTCQRFHGTLFDRAQLMRLKVRELRDYLHLHEVPTQTCREKEELVELVLGQQTPSTSRSSETVSSQPGAHNNVPSPDTPSPPQTQGPTSPDTLSPEQPEQSAPEAESEHISDEEEEEEEDEDEESSDSEETLMPGRRASLSDLSRVEDIEGLSVRQLKEILARNFVNYKGCCEKWELMERVTRLYNDQKDLQNLVSNTKNEEDPAAPKSQEENLCRICMDSPIDCVLLECGHMVTCSKCGKRMSECPICRQYVVRAVHVFRS
- the LOC118391060 gene encoding E3 ubiquitin-protein ligase rififylin-like isoform X3; its protein translation is MEHVCVDCKKNFCGRCSVQLEPPCPRLCHTCQRFHGTLFDRAQLMRLKVRELRDYLHLHEVPTQTCREKEELVELVLGQQTPSTSRSSETVSSQPGAHNNVPSPDTPSPPQTQGPTSPDTLSPEQPEQSAPEAESEHISDEEEEEEEDEDEESSDSEETLMPGRRASLSDLSRVEDIEGLSVRQLKEILARNFVNYKGCCEKWELMERVTRLYNDQKDLQNLVSNTKNEEDPAAPKSQEENLCRICMDSPIDCVLLECGHMVTCSKCGKRMSECPICRQYVVRAVHVFRS